The genomic DNA GGGAGGGTGGCTAGCCGGGAGGAGGCGGAGGCCTTTCTCCTATATTGGAAGGAGCATGGAAGGCCGGCTTAGGCTGCGCACCCCCGAGATCATCCCCGTGGAAGGAGGCTTTCTCCTCCGCGACCCCTACGGGGTCTACGAGAAGCCCTTGGCCCTCACGGAAGGGGGGCTGTTCCTCCTCTCCCTCATGGAGGGGAGGACCCTGGAGGAGGTGCGGGAGGAGGCGTTCAAGGCCCACGGGGTCCTGGTGCCCCTGAAGGAGCTGGAGGAGCTGGCCCAGGCCCTGGAGGAGGCGGGCCTCCTCCTCACGCCCAAGGTGGAGGCGCGGCTCAAGGAGGAGGAGGAACGGCTCAAGCGGGAAAGGCCCATGCGCCTCGCCGGGCTTTCCTACCCGGAAGGCGAAAGGGAAGCCCGGGCCTTCCTGAACGCCTTCCGGGCAAGCTTTCCCGGGGAAGCCCCTCCCGCCCGGGTGCTCCTCCTTCCCCACCTGGAGCCAAGCCGGGTGCCCGAGGTCTACGGGGCCGCCCTGGCCGCCCTGGAGAAGACCCCGCCCCCGGAAAGGGTCTACGTGGTGGGGGTGGCCCACCGGCCCCTTAGGGAAGGGGCCGCCGCCCTCCCCGTGCCCTTCCACACCCCCTTTGGCCCGGCGGAGCCGGACCTGGCCGCGCTTCAGGCCCTGGACGCCCTCCTCCCCTTTGAGCTCTTCAACACCCCCCTGGCCTTCCGCGAGGAGCACAGCCTGGAGCTTCCCCTCTTCTTCCTCAAGGGAACCTACCCAAGGGCCCGCTTCGTCCCCCTCCTGGTGGGGCGGAGGACGGCGGCCCTGGGGGAGGCGCTCCGGGTGGTCCTAGCGGAGCACCCGGGGCTTCTGGCCTTGGCGGTGGACCTCTCCCACGTGGGGCCCAGGTTCGGAGACCCCCCCCTCTCCCGTTCCCTGGCACAAGAGGCGAGGCGGAAGGACCTGGGCTTCCTGGAGCGCCTGGCCCAAGGAG from Thermus sp. LT1-2-5 includes the following:
- the amrB gene encoding AmmeMemoRadiSam system protein B produces the protein MEGRLRLRTPEIIPVEGGFLLRDPYGVYEKPLALTEGGLFLLSLMEGRTLEEVREEAFKAHGVLVPLKELEELAQALEEAGLLLTPKVEARLKEEEERLKRERPMRLAGLSYPEGEREARAFLNAFRASFPGEAPPARVLLLPHLEPSRVPEVYGAALAALEKTPPPERVYVVGVAHRPLREGAAALPVPFHTPFGPAEPDLAALQALDALLPFELFNTPLAFREEHSLELPLFFLKGTYPRARFVPLLVGRRTAALGEALRVVLAEHPGLLALAVDLSHVGPRFGDPPLSRSLAQEARRKDLGFLERLAQGEPQAALTHLGANPTRVDATEVVASLSPLLQEKKGEVLAYRLDLEAPTLSAVGAGTLAFP